From one Rosa rugosa chromosome 4, drRosRugo1.1, whole genome shotgun sequence genomic stretch:
- the LOC133744657 gene encoding uncharacterized protein LOC133744657: protein MAESWVSSSIQENPNEEETNESLESIFSSSTFNRQVEREEGELPKLRSLSSSGSKKKKKKKNQVLLEGYVDSADEDDLSRTKSLTDEDLDELKGCLDLGFGFSYEEIPELCNTLPALELCYSMSQRFMDKSPETSPAALDSCSFVSSPIANWKISSPSDHPEVVKARLKYWAQAVVCTVRLCS from the exons atggcaGAATCTTGGGTTTCTTCATCAATCCAAGAAAACCCAAATGAGGAGGAAACAAATGAGTCATTGGAatcaatcttttcttcttctacatTCAACCGACAAGTGGAGCGGGAAGAAGGAGAATTGCCCAAGCTAAGGAGCTTATCGTCGAGCggcagcaagaagaagaagaagaagaagaatcaggTTTTGCTTGAAGGGTATGTTGATTCGGCTGATGAGGACGATCTGTCGAGGACCAAGAGCTTAACGGATGAGGATCTCGATGAGCTCAAAGGGTGCTTGGATCTGGGATTTGGGTTCAGCTATGAAGAAATTCCCGAGCTCTGTAACACCTTGCCTGCTCTTGAGCTTTGTTACTCTATGAGCCAGAGGTTCATGGACAAGTCGCCGGAGACCTCTCCTGCTGCATTGGATTCCTGCTCTTTTGTGTCCAGTCCGATTGCCAATTGGAAGATCTCTAGTCCTA GTGACCATCCAGAGGTTGTGAAGGCGAGGCTCAAATACTGGGCACAGGCTGTGGTGTGCACAGTTAGATTATG